One Exiguobacterium acetylicum DNA segment encodes these proteins:
- a CDS encoding cytochrome c biogenesis CcdA family protein, which translates to MMELSFLLAFGAGFLSFISPCCLALYPVFLSYITGISVTELKENEKWNWNGVPHTFVFLLGFSSVFLVMGFSTSYLADFFIVYKDVLRMSGALILFIFGVILTGLWTPIFLLKERRMNLGKRKRGYIGTFIVGVGSAAGWTPCTGPILAGVIALIATNPSNGFLYMLFYVLGFSIPFFLMSFLVGKSRYLMNYSSKVMKIGGWFMILLGIILYFDGLTKLTTILIDFTGFRGF; encoded by the coding sequence TTGATGGAGTTATCTTTTTTGTTAGCTTTTGGGGCAGGGTTTTTATCTTTTATCTCGCCATGTTGTCTAGCTTTGTATCCTGTTTTTCTATCTTACATTACAGGAATTTCAGTTACAGAGTTAAAAGAAAATGAAAAGTGGAACTGGAATGGTGTTCCCCATACATTCGTTTTCTTACTTGGATTTTCGAGCGTATTTTTAGTAATGGGTTTTTCAACGTCATATTTAGCTGATTTTTTTATAGTGTATAAAGATGTTCTACGGATGAGCGGTGCACTTATTTTATTCATATTTGGTGTTATTTTAACTGGTCTGTGGACCCCAATATTTTTACTTAAAGAGCGAAGAATGAACTTAGGAAAAAGAAAGCGTGGTTATATCGGGACGTTTATTGTCGGAGTCGGATCGGCTGCTGGATGGACTCCTTGTACAGGACCAATCCTCGCTGGAGTTATTGCTTTGATCGCCACGAATCCTAGTAATGGATTTTTATATATGCTCTTTTATGTACTAGGTTTTTCTATTCCATTTTTCTTGATGTCGTTTTTGGTCGGGAAATCCAGATACTTAATGAATTATTCTTCAAAGGTTATGAAAATAGGTGGCTGGTTTATGATTTTATTAGGTATCATATTGTATTTCGATGGTCTGACGAAACTAACTACAATATTGATTGATTTTACAGGGTTTAGAGGGTTCTGA
- a CDS encoding peptidoglycan DD-metalloendopeptidase family protein yields MKNKVILIASSVLLTTTFSMHSPKVEASSAYKVKVKTDDLRVRTGPSLNYNIVGVTNTGQTFSYLGKKGAWTKVLYKGNTRYIYSSYLKKYKSHVAKKMTYNESLFASPTKGRLTQGYGKSNGAYGYTFHNGVDLAATKGTPVYASASGKVTTSKNSGAYGKHVMISHSLKNQKYVTVYAHMNSISVKSGQTVSKGMKIGTVGNTGNSFGNHLHFEIHKNSYKYSSYSAANSVNPLNYL; encoded by the coding sequence ATGAAAAACAAGGTAATACTTATCGCTTCTAGCGTCTTACTCACAACAACTTTTTCAATGCATAGCCCAAAAGTTGAAGCAAGTAGTGCATATAAAGTAAAAGTAAAGACAGACGATCTCCGTGTTCGGACTGGTCCTTCTCTCAATTACAATATAGTCGGCGTGACTAACACTGGTCAGACTTTTTCTTATTTAGGAAAAAAAGGAGCTTGGACAAAAGTACTTTACAAAGGGAACACACGGTATATCTATAGTTCTTACCTAAAAAAATATAAGAGCCACGTTGCAAAAAAAATGACGTATAATGAGTCTCTTTTTGCTTCTCCTACTAAAGGGAGGCTGACCCAAGGATACGGAAAATCTAATGGCGCTTACGGTTATACATTCCATAATGGCGTTGATCTAGCTGCAACAAAAGGCACACCTGTCTATGCTTCTGCGAGTGGAAAAGTCACTACCTCTAAAAACAGCGGTGCATATGGTAAACACGTTATGATTTCACATAGTCTAAAGAATCAAAAATACGTAACCGTTTATGCTCATATGAATAGTATTTCGGTAAAAAGTGGTCAGACAGTCTCTAAAGGTATGAAGATTGGAACAGTTGGGAATACAGGAAACTCGTTCGGAAATCATTTACACTTTGAGATTCATAAAAACAGTTATAAATACAGCAGTTATTCTGCAGCGAATAGTGTCAACCCATTGAACTATTTGTAA
- a CDS encoding recombinase family protein, translating into MRKIGYVRVSSTSQNPSRQFQQLSEFGMDIIYEEKVSGATKEREQLQKMLEDLQDGDTIYVTDLTRITRSTQDLFELIDYIRRKKASLKSLKDTWLDLSEDNPYSQFLITVMAGVNQLERDLIRMRQREGIELAKKEGKFKGRIKKYHKNHAGMNYAVKLYKEGNMTVNQIYEITNVSRASLYRKLSEENK; encoded by the coding sequence TTGCGGAAAATTGGTTATGTACGTGTCAGTTCAACTAGTCAAAACCCTTCAAGACAATTTCAGCAGCTAAGCGAATTCGGAATGGATATTATATACGAAGAAAAAGTTTCTGGGGCAACGAAGGAACGTGAGCAACTTCAAAAAATGTTAGAGGACTTACAAGATGGTGACACCATTTATGTTACAGATTTAACTCGAATTACTCGTAGTACACAAGATTTATTTGAATTGATCGATTACATACGAAGGAAAAAAGCCAGCTTAAAATCACTCAAGGATACATGGCTAGATTTATCAGAGGATAATCCATACAGCCAATTCTTAATTACAGTAATGGCTGGTGTTAACCAGTTAGAGAGAGATCTTATCCGTATGCGTCAACGTGAAGGGATTGAGCTGGCTAAGAAAGAAGGAAAGTTTAAAGGTCGGATAAAGAAATATCATAAAAATCATGCGGGAATGAATTATGCAGTAAAGCTATATAAAGAAGGAAATATGACTGTAAATCAAATTTATGAAATTACAAATGTGTCTAGGGCTTCATTATATAGAAAGCTATCGGAAGAGAACAAATAG
- a CDS encoding ArsR/SmtB family transcription factor translates to MIKKDTCEIYCYDEEKVNRIQGNLQTVDISSVAQMLKAIADENRAKITYALCQDDELCVCDIANIIGVTVANASHHLRTLHKQGIVKFRKEGKLAFYSLDDEHIRQIMMIALAHKKEVKINV, encoded by the coding sequence GTGATTAAGAAAGATACTTGTGAAATTTATTGTTATGACGAAGAAAAGGTCAATCGAATACAAGGTAATTTACAGACAGTAGATATTTCTAGTGTTGCCCAAATGTTAAAAGCTATTGCAGATGAAAATAGAGCAAAAATTACCTATGCTTTATGTCAAGATGACGAACTGTGTGTGTGTGATATAGCAAATATTATAGGTGTTACGGTTGCAAATGCCTCTCATCACCTGCGAACGCTCCATAAGCAAGGGATTGTTAAGTTTCGAAAAGAGGGAAAACTTGCATTTTATTCATTAGATGATGAGCATATCAGACAAATTATGATGATTGCATTGGCACATAAGAAAGAGGTGAAGATCAATGTCTAG